A segment of the Coffea eugenioides isolate CCC68of unplaced genomic scaffold, Ceug_1.0 ScVebR1_3340;HRSCAF=4539, whole genome shotgun sequence genome:
ccaTCAAGGGAGGATAACCATTTTGCTATAGCTTTCCTACACCATAGTCGTTGAGAAAGGTGATGGCTGTATCAAATTATCACTCTTTTTATTCCATTGCAGCATTTATTTCCTCCTTTCTCATGATACTGACGTTGTTTACTttagaaaagaataaaagaaaggaagaaagctcttgcTAATATTCTTTATGAATAATGCCTTTTCCATCAAATACATATTTGTCACTAGATTCCCAATTTCCAAGCAAGGGCATATAGGGCATTTAAGTGTTAAAGTATTGCCTATAAATACAAGGGATGAGGTAAGTTCTTTCTTGTGCAAAACCTAGTTTCGACAACTACAACCAGTTATAAAATTCTATTATCTCCGTTAGTAGCTTGCTAGTTCCCTTAGGAAAAAATGACTGAAGTCGTAGCCAACTACAACATCAATGTGAACGAATTCGCAGCCAACAGTAATCTTCTATTCTCTCAAAATTCGCACATCAGTTTTGTATTTTGCATGCATGTGCATATATTTCTTTCAcaaattccttttttctttgGTTCAATAAGAAGTGGTAAGTATTTTATTTTCCTGGAATTGAAATGAGTTTTTGTTTCTTGATGGAAATCAGTGGCTGTGGAGGGATTCCAATCAGCTGAAGTGGAAGCTATAATGAAGGCAGTTGGAGAAAACAAGACATGGAACGCAATTGAAGGACTCAGTGACACGGTGAATAATGATCATATTCCTTTCATGAaatttttcattctttcttgGGCGCGTAgtttttgacttgtttatgcAATAGTTTTGCGGATTTGAATCAAATCAAAGGCGCCCTTCAACTTGTTCCCGGGTTTTATATGCGTACTAGCATTTGTAAATATATGGTTAACTTGTACGAGTCAGTCCTTAAAAGTTTTTATACCTTAGAATACCCCGAAATACAGCATATACTTTATGTATTTTGAGATTTGTCTTAGCTAACTAAAAATTTGGTATACAGTTTATATAGGATGGTAGatcttttatttgaaaagaaagaaaggatttAAATAATTTATCAACTTGCACAGAAACTCTTGGGAAAAGTAAAAGGAGTTGCTATTGAAAGTCTTGAGCACATTTTTGAATTGGTTTAAGCAATTAAAACTTTTTATTCATCTTGTCTACTTTCTTGAATTGCTTGATTAACCTTCTCCCCGAGTAATGTTATTTCTTACTAATTGGTCGGATCAACTTAGTTTTTGGCTACTTTTCTAATGGATTTGGATTAATTCTGGGAACTCAATTATTTGGGGTTTACAGAATGCCAACCTCCGAGGTTTATGTGGTACTACGACTGCACAAAATGTGGACAAGACAGTCCCTCCTGATGTTCAAGAGATGGCAGAATTTGCAGTGGCAGAGTACAACAGGATAGCTGGGACCAAGCTGGTTTTGATAAAAGTGCTTGCCTATGTCAAGCTGGTTGTAGTTTTTGGCACTTTCTACGGGCTTCACATGTTAACTCAGGATGACAAGGGCACATATAAAGATCAAGCACTAACCTTGAAATTGAAAAATGGCAAGAAGGTACTCCTGTGGTACAAACATAATGAACATTAATCAACAGCTGCTCATGAATTGAGAATGATCAACGTACTTTGCTAAGTACTTTAATTATCTGGTGTCTGTATGTGGTTTGAGTATTATGTGTGTATGTTCAAAAGGATGGATGTACCGCTGAGGCACATCTCCCTAGTACTGTACTGAATCTCGAAGGTGCGCTTGTACCAAGAATGCACCATTACATAAATAAAACCAGCTGTGTGTGTTTGAGTTCATATATTACACTTCGTTCGCCTATTCACTTCCCAACAGTCTAAGAGTAATTGAAAACTCTTGAAACCTGACTACATGTTTTGTGTGAGTATCTGTTTCCTGTACCATACCTTTATTCCTCAAAACCTTGCAGTATGTCAAAACGCGAATTTACACCAAGTCGAATTATGTTGTTGGTTCCTTTTAAATCACAAGCAACGCCCAAAATATGCTAACATATTGAGACATTCACATGAATGAGAGTTTCTGCGATGTTTGCTTGAAGTTGTAGTCTGGACCGATGTTTGCTTTGATTATCATTTTTATCCCGTCTACTTATATTTGTAGTTAGAAGACAAAGGAACAGACAAGGAAAAAGTACAAGATCGCACAGACGTTCTATTGAGCGCGACTAAAAAGGTCTGCGATAACTTGCTTGCCGCCATTATCATTATTAGGTAAAACTCTACTTATTCAAAAAGATATTGCTTGACAAGTGAACCAAAGTACCAAACTAGATGTTACAAGagttacatttttttttccctgtttcTATAACGAGCTTTCAATTAGCAAAATAATAAGAATGGGAACTAATACCCACAGCAAAACCTAACTTACACGGAGTGAAACGGGGAGCTTCCTTTGGTGATGAAGgaaagcgaaaaaaaaaaaaaaaaaaaaagataaaagaaaaaagaacttaaaaaggaaaaaaatgaacatTATACGGAAATGGTAGGAAAATAACACATCTTCATGACGTTTTTGTCCAGGAACAATAAATATGGGGCAAATTACCTACTCAAAATATTAGACAGGGCAAAGTTAAACTCCTAAAATAAATAGTTCATGGGGGTTTTTGTTTTACGAATTATTTAAAACTAGCTGCTAGGTTGTAAATGGACACACCCACATCCATCATCACAGATGTAAATGGATCCACTCACATTCATCGTGGATGCACACATTGTTTAGATTTTCGATTATGTGGTTTTTATATTCCTTACATGTATTGGTGTACGCTCAATTAATTTGGTGCATAaaatttagggataatttcagaaccctcccttgaggtttttaataatttcatttagttcccttgagatttttaaaattacacatatctcccttgtcatttaaaatgataatactacccttaaatattttaatgaaattcccttGTTTGATATACTTATACTTAGaatgacttttaaaattattttttcattctttttccttcttattcctttttattttaatttttttgccaataaaactGTAGAACTATCACTATTACCTCTAGTTTTTATTGATACCAAAGTACTATCGCTATAATTTGGTATACATTtgagttagttagttagttaacCTCAATCTGTTCCTATTTAATTGACTTGAATAACTGAACCccttaaattaagaaaattagttAGTTTctaaaattcaataaaaatttTATCTGGCTTTCCAAAACTACCTTTTATCTTTCatatttttaattacttttatgTTTAATGCTACAAACACTGCATTTGATTTCTTATAATCCCAACTCAAGAAAGTTGAGAATATAAATTAGGGTAAATTTGGAAAAAGTTCATAAATGCTTTCTTGATATAATAAAAGGATAGATAAAAGGAAACACTTGGTTGGGCTCATTTAAATAGGAACGGAGGGAGTAAATAGGAttcctataacctaatctaggCGATGTGAGTAGAAACTCCATCGAAAATGACCAATGAAAACCGTCATATATTGTGACAATTttttggtgggaggcaaggttcGAATCCTTGACCTCTCGCACCACCAAGCCTAAGAAGGCCTGGGAGTGACCACTGTACTAAAAGCCCAGTGGCTATCTTTGATGAAGACTTGGGATCATTATATTGGGATCATGAGCCTCTACAATTACGAATGACAACTTCAAGGTACAGTGTAGTCGCTATTACAATAAATATAGACACTAAAATAACAGATGTAAATACTAACACAAGAAGAAGTAAAagcaaaacaaattttttttaatagaaaTTTGTTCATTAAAATTTGTTGTGTTTTTTATATGTCTTGTGCCTTAAATTTGTTGTGTTTTTTTTACTGTTTTTACAACAGCATAAAGGTAATAAATAACAACTTCCACTGTTGTTAAGGGACATATATACAATCACTGTTATCATCATAACA
Coding sequences within it:
- the LOC113757818 gene encoding uncharacterized protein LOC113757818, which produces MTEVVANYNINVNEFAANMAVEGFQSAEVEAIMKAVGENKTWNAIEGLSDTNANLRGLCGTTTAQNVDKTVPPDVQEMAEFAVAEYNRIAGTKLVLIKVLAYVKLVVVFGTFYGLHMLTQDDKGTYKDQALTLKLKNGKKVLLWYKHNEH